In Monodelphis domestica isolate mMonDom1 chromosome 4, mMonDom1.pri, whole genome shotgun sequence, one DNA window encodes the following:
- the MCAM gene encoding cell surface glycoprotein MUC18 isoform X2, which yields MDLTLLLCALLLTAFCCRRSAGVPGEEEVIPEILEFQVGDNAHLSCDSSLPTDNRSNVDWFFKHKDQLIPIFRVRQGQGQPDPGDYQHRLTLLGGANLSLAHVTPRDERIFICQVKAIGSHTQEKHIQLRIYKAPKEPTIQASTSGISVTSKVLQEVATCNGEDGYPLPHITWYKNRTPLKEEKNRIRFTESRTKESSGLYTVRSTLWAQLDKEDKEALFYCELSYRLPGGDHMKESKEVNVTIYYPMEKVWLEVMPNRLLKEGDKVELKCLSDGNPPPDFTIRKQDPSSHDWLEVENTSDAVLVLEQANRHHSGLYECLGLDFETGMEAIDQQQLLVNYVSNVQVQPRAPVTFEGNSLKLNCSAESSQPVVFQWKREKTGEVLKNGSVLHLTNLTREAGGGYLCVASVPKVPGLKHTQLVNVTINGSPWVMAKERHMWVKENEVVNLTCEISGKPRPTISWSVNGTVYEHDKDFQSILSTLKVQVIPELLEKGVVCQASNSLGSNKTTILLELVNLTTPTVTTTENTTSSHGTTTNSPSAKANGTSTGDQVKKGTRQESKGVVIVAVIVCILLLAVLGAVLYFLYKKGKMPCGRSGKQEITLPLARKNEIVVEVKSDKLPEEMGLLQGSNGDKRSPRDQGEKYIDLRH from the exons ATGGATCTGACCCTACTGCTTTGCGCTCTCCTCCTAACTGCCTTCTGCTGCCGCCGCTCGGCCG GAGTGCCTGGTGAGGAGGAGGTGATCCCCGAAATACTAGAGTTTCAAGTGGGAGACAACGCCCATCTTAGCTGTGACAGCTCCCTGCCCACTGACAACCGCAGCAATGTGGACTGGTTCTTT aAACACAAGGATCAACTCATTCCCATCTTCCGGGTTCGCCAGGGTCAGGGCCAGCCTGATCCAGGTGACTACCAACACCGACTGACCCTTCTGGGTGGAGCCAATCTGTCTCTGGCACACGTTACCCCCAGAGATGAACGTATCTTCATCTGTCAGGTCAAAGCCATTGGTTCTCATACCCAGGAAAAACACATCCAGCTCCGAATTTACA AAGCCCCCAAAGAGCCCACAATCCAGGCCAGCACTTCTGGCATCTCTGTAACCAGCAAGGTCCTTCAGGAG GTTGCCACCTGCAATGGGGAGGATGGATACCCACTCCCTCATATCACCTGGTATAAAAACCGGACACccctgaaagaagagaagaatc GGATCAGATTTACAGAATCACGAACCAAAGAGTCTAGTGGCCTCTATACAGTGAGAAGCACTCTGTGGGCACAGTTGGATAAAGAGGATAAGGAGGCCCTCTTTTACTGTGAGCTCAGCTACCGGCTTCCTGGGGGTGACCACATGAAAGAATCCAAGGAAGTCAATGTCACCATCTACT ATCCAATGGAGAAGGTGTGGCTAGAGGTGATGCCAAATAGGCTGTTGAAGGAAGGAGACAAGGTGGAGCTCAAGTGCTTGTCAGATGGCAACCCTCCACCAGACTTCACCATCCGAAAGCAG GACCCTTCCAGTCATGACTGGCTTGAGGTAGAAAACACAAGTGATGCTGTCCTGGTCCTGGAGCAAGCAAATAGGCATCACAGCGGACTGTATGAGTGCTTGGGTCTGGACTTTGAAACTGGAATGGAGGCGATTGACCAACAGCAGCTCTTGGTGAACT ATGTGTCCAACGTCCAGGTGCAACCCAGGGCCCCAGTGACTTTTGAGGGCAACAGCCTGAAACTCAACTGTTCTGCAGAAAGCTCCCAGCCTGTGGTATTCCAATGGAAACGAGAAAAG ACTGGAGAGGTATTGAAGAATGGATCTGTCTTACATTTGACCAACTTGACTCGGGAGGCAGGAGGAGGATACCTCTGCGTAGCATCTGTGCCCAAAGTGCCCGGCCTGAAACATACACAGCTGGTCAATGTTACCATTAATG gGTCCCCGTGGGTGATGGCAAAGGAAAGACACATGTGGGTAAAAGAGAATGAAGTGGTAAACCTGACATGTGAGATCTCAGGGAAACCCAGGCCCACCATCTCCTGGAGTGTCAATGGAACG GTCTATGAACATGACAAAGACTTTCAGAGTATCCTGAGTACTCTGAAAGTCCAAGTGATTCCAGAACTGCTAGAGAAGGGTGTGGTGTGCCAGGCATCTAATTCCCTGGGAAGCAACAAAACTACCATCCTTCTGGAGCTGG TCAACTTAACCACCCCCACTGTCACTACCACTGAGAACACTACCAGCAGCCATGGCACCACCACCAATAGTCCTTCTGCCAAAGCTAACGGCACTTCCACAG GAGACCAGGTCAAGAAAG GAACAAGGCAGGAGAGCAAAGGAGTGGTCATCGTGGCAGTCATCGTCTGTATCCTGCTGCTGGCTGTGTTGGGTGCtgtcctttatttcctctataagAAAGGCAAGATGCCTTGTGGGCGATCAGGCAAACAGGAAAT cACACTGCCTCTGGCTCGTAAGAACGAAATTGTAGTTGAAGTTAAGTCAGATAAGCTTCCAGAAGAGATGGGCCTCCTGCAGGGAAGCAACGGTGACAAGAGATCGCCAAGAGACCAG GGAGAGAAATACATCGACTTGAGGCACTAG
- the MCAM gene encoding cell surface glycoprotein MUC18 isoform X6 yields the protein MDLTLLLCALLLTAFCCRRSAGVPGEEEVIPEILEFQVGDNAHLSCDSSLPTDNRSNVDWFFKHKDQLIPIFRVRQGQGQPDPGDYQHRLTLLGGANLSLAHVTPRDERIFICQVKAIGSHTQEKHIQLRIYKAPKEPTIQASTSGISVTSKVLQEVATCNGEDGYPLPHITWYKNRTPLKEEKNRIRFTESRTKESSGLYTVRSTLWAQLDKEDKEALFYCELSYRLPGGDHMKESKEVNVTIYYPMEKVWLEVMPNRLLKEGDKVELKCLSDGNPPPDFTIRKQDPSSHDWLEVENTSDAVLVLEQANRHHSGLYECLGLDFETGMEAIDQQQLLVNYVSNVQVQPRAPVTFEGNSLKLNCSAESSQPVVFQWKREKTGEVLKNGSVLHLTNLTREAGGGYLCVASVPKVPGLKHTQLVNVTINGSPWVMAKERHMWVKENEVVNLTCEISGKPRPTISWSVNGTVYEHDKDFQSILSTLKVQVIPELLEKGVVCQASNSLGSNKTTILLELVNLTTPTVTTTENTTSSHGTTTNSPSAKANGTSTGDQVKKAGTRQESKGVVIVAVIVCILLLAVLGAVLYFLYKKGKMPCGRSGKQEMERNTST from the exons ATGGATCTGACCCTACTGCTTTGCGCTCTCCTCCTAACTGCCTTCTGCTGCCGCCGCTCGGCCG GAGTGCCTGGTGAGGAGGAGGTGATCCCCGAAATACTAGAGTTTCAAGTGGGAGACAACGCCCATCTTAGCTGTGACAGCTCCCTGCCCACTGACAACCGCAGCAATGTGGACTGGTTCTTT aAACACAAGGATCAACTCATTCCCATCTTCCGGGTTCGCCAGGGTCAGGGCCAGCCTGATCCAGGTGACTACCAACACCGACTGACCCTTCTGGGTGGAGCCAATCTGTCTCTGGCACACGTTACCCCCAGAGATGAACGTATCTTCATCTGTCAGGTCAAAGCCATTGGTTCTCATACCCAGGAAAAACACATCCAGCTCCGAATTTACA AAGCCCCCAAAGAGCCCACAATCCAGGCCAGCACTTCTGGCATCTCTGTAACCAGCAAGGTCCTTCAGGAG GTTGCCACCTGCAATGGGGAGGATGGATACCCACTCCCTCATATCACCTGGTATAAAAACCGGACACccctgaaagaagagaagaatc GGATCAGATTTACAGAATCACGAACCAAAGAGTCTAGTGGCCTCTATACAGTGAGAAGCACTCTGTGGGCACAGTTGGATAAAGAGGATAAGGAGGCCCTCTTTTACTGTGAGCTCAGCTACCGGCTTCCTGGGGGTGACCACATGAAAGAATCCAAGGAAGTCAATGTCACCATCTACT ATCCAATGGAGAAGGTGTGGCTAGAGGTGATGCCAAATAGGCTGTTGAAGGAAGGAGACAAGGTGGAGCTCAAGTGCTTGTCAGATGGCAACCCTCCACCAGACTTCACCATCCGAAAGCAG GACCCTTCCAGTCATGACTGGCTTGAGGTAGAAAACACAAGTGATGCTGTCCTGGTCCTGGAGCAAGCAAATAGGCATCACAGCGGACTGTATGAGTGCTTGGGTCTGGACTTTGAAACTGGAATGGAGGCGATTGACCAACAGCAGCTCTTGGTGAACT ATGTGTCCAACGTCCAGGTGCAACCCAGGGCCCCAGTGACTTTTGAGGGCAACAGCCTGAAACTCAACTGTTCTGCAGAAAGCTCCCAGCCTGTGGTATTCCAATGGAAACGAGAAAAG ACTGGAGAGGTATTGAAGAATGGATCTGTCTTACATTTGACCAACTTGACTCGGGAGGCAGGAGGAGGATACCTCTGCGTAGCATCTGTGCCCAAAGTGCCCGGCCTGAAACATACACAGCTGGTCAATGTTACCATTAATG gGTCCCCGTGGGTGATGGCAAAGGAAAGACACATGTGGGTAAAAGAGAATGAAGTGGTAAACCTGACATGTGAGATCTCAGGGAAACCCAGGCCCACCATCTCCTGGAGTGTCAATGGAACG GTCTATGAACATGACAAAGACTTTCAGAGTATCCTGAGTACTCTGAAAGTCCAAGTGATTCCAGAACTGCTAGAGAAGGGTGTGGTGTGCCAGGCATCTAATTCCCTGGGAAGCAACAAAACTACCATCCTTCTGGAGCTGG TCAACTTAACCACCCCCACTGTCACTACCACTGAGAACACTACCAGCAGCCATGGCACCACCACCAATAGTCCTTCTGCCAAAGCTAACGGCACTTCCACAG GAGACCAGGTCAAGAAAG CAGGAACAAGGCAGGAGAGCAAAGGAGTGGTCATCGTGGCAGTCATCGTCTGTATCCTGCTGCTGGCTGTGTTGGGTGCtgtcctttatttcctctataagAAAGGCAAGATGCCTTGTGGGCGATCAGGCAAACAGGAAAT GGAGAGAAATACATCGACTTGA
- the MCAM gene encoding cell surface glycoprotein MUC18 isoform X5, protein MDLTLLLCALLLTAFCCRRSAGVPGEEEVIPEILEFQVGDNAHLSCDSSLPTDNRSNVDWFFKHKDQLIPIFRVRQGQGQPDPGDYQHRLTLLGGANLSLAHVTPRDERIFICQVKAIGSHTQEKHIQLRIYKAPKEPTIQASTSGISVTSKVLQEVATCNGEDGYPLPHITWYKNRTPLKEEKNRIRFTESRTKESSGLYTVRSTLWAQLDKEDKEALFYCELSYRLPGGDHMKESKEVNVTIYYPMEKVWLEVMPNRLLKEGDKVELKCLSDGNPPPDFTIRKQDPSSHDWLEVENTSDAVLVLEQANRHHSGLYECLGLDFETGMEAIDQQQLLVNYVSNVQVQPRAPVTFEGNSLKLNCSAESSQPVVFQWKREKTGEVLKNGSVLHLTNLTREAGGGYLCVASVPKVPGLKHTQLVNVTINGSPWVMAKERHMWVKENEVVNLTCEISGKPRPTISWSVNGTVYEHDKDFQSILSTLKVQVIPELLEKGVVCQASNSLGSNKTTILLELAGTRQESKGVVIVAVIVCILLLAVLGAVLYFLYKKGKMPCGRSGKQEITLPLARKNEIVVEVKSDKLPEEMGLLQGSNGDKRSPRDQGEKYIDLRH, encoded by the exons ATGGATCTGACCCTACTGCTTTGCGCTCTCCTCCTAACTGCCTTCTGCTGCCGCCGCTCGGCCG GAGTGCCTGGTGAGGAGGAGGTGATCCCCGAAATACTAGAGTTTCAAGTGGGAGACAACGCCCATCTTAGCTGTGACAGCTCCCTGCCCACTGACAACCGCAGCAATGTGGACTGGTTCTTT aAACACAAGGATCAACTCATTCCCATCTTCCGGGTTCGCCAGGGTCAGGGCCAGCCTGATCCAGGTGACTACCAACACCGACTGACCCTTCTGGGTGGAGCCAATCTGTCTCTGGCACACGTTACCCCCAGAGATGAACGTATCTTCATCTGTCAGGTCAAAGCCATTGGTTCTCATACCCAGGAAAAACACATCCAGCTCCGAATTTACA AAGCCCCCAAAGAGCCCACAATCCAGGCCAGCACTTCTGGCATCTCTGTAACCAGCAAGGTCCTTCAGGAG GTTGCCACCTGCAATGGGGAGGATGGATACCCACTCCCTCATATCACCTGGTATAAAAACCGGACACccctgaaagaagagaagaatc GGATCAGATTTACAGAATCACGAACCAAAGAGTCTAGTGGCCTCTATACAGTGAGAAGCACTCTGTGGGCACAGTTGGATAAAGAGGATAAGGAGGCCCTCTTTTACTGTGAGCTCAGCTACCGGCTTCCTGGGGGTGACCACATGAAAGAATCCAAGGAAGTCAATGTCACCATCTACT ATCCAATGGAGAAGGTGTGGCTAGAGGTGATGCCAAATAGGCTGTTGAAGGAAGGAGACAAGGTGGAGCTCAAGTGCTTGTCAGATGGCAACCCTCCACCAGACTTCACCATCCGAAAGCAG GACCCTTCCAGTCATGACTGGCTTGAGGTAGAAAACACAAGTGATGCTGTCCTGGTCCTGGAGCAAGCAAATAGGCATCACAGCGGACTGTATGAGTGCTTGGGTCTGGACTTTGAAACTGGAATGGAGGCGATTGACCAACAGCAGCTCTTGGTGAACT ATGTGTCCAACGTCCAGGTGCAACCCAGGGCCCCAGTGACTTTTGAGGGCAACAGCCTGAAACTCAACTGTTCTGCAGAAAGCTCCCAGCCTGTGGTATTCCAATGGAAACGAGAAAAG ACTGGAGAGGTATTGAAGAATGGATCTGTCTTACATTTGACCAACTTGACTCGGGAGGCAGGAGGAGGATACCTCTGCGTAGCATCTGTGCCCAAAGTGCCCGGCCTGAAACATACACAGCTGGTCAATGTTACCATTAATG gGTCCCCGTGGGTGATGGCAAAGGAAAGACACATGTGGGTAAAAGAGAATGAAGTGGTAAACCTGACATGTGAGATCTCAGGGAAACCCAGGCCCACCATCTCCTGGAGTGTCAATGGAACG GTCTATGAACATGACAAAGACTTTCAGAGTATCCTGAGTACTCTGAAAGTCCAAGTGATTCCAGAACTGCTAGAGAAGGGTGTGGTGTGCCAGGCATCTAATTCCCTGGGAAGCAACAAAACTACCATCCTTCTGGAGCTGG CAGGAACAAGGCAGGAGAGCAAAGGAGTGGTCATCGTGGCAGTCATCGTCTGTATCCTGCTGCTGGCTGTGTTGGGTGCtgtcctttatttcctctataagAAAGGCAAGATGCCTTGTGGGCGATCAGGCAAACAGGAAAT cACACTGCCTCTGGCTCGTAAGAACGAAATTGTAGTTGAAGTTAAGTCAGATAAGCTTCCAGAAGAGATGGGCCTCCTGCAGGGAAGCAACGGTGACAAGAGATCGCCAAGAGACCAG GGAGAGAAATACATCGACTTGAGGCACTAG
- the MCAM gene encoding cell surface glycoprotein MUC18 isoform X3: MDLTLLLCALLLTAFCCRRSAGVPGEEEVIPEILEFQVGDNAHLSCDSSLPTDNRSNVDWFFKHKDQLIPIFRVRQGQGQPDPGDYQHRLTLLGGANLSLAHVTPRDERIFICQVKAIGSHTQEKHIQLRIYKAPKEPTIQASTSGISVTSKVLQEVATCNGEDGYPLPHITWYKNRTPLKEEKNRIRFTESRTKESSGLYTVRSTLWAQLDKEDKEALFYCELSYRLPGGDHMKESKEVNVTIYYPMEKVWLEVMPNRLLKEGDKVELKCLSDGNPPPDFTIRKQDPSSHDWLEVENTSDAVLVLEQANRHHSGLYECLGLDFETGMEAIDQQQLLVNYVSNVQVQPRAPVTFEGNSLKLNCSAESSQPVVFQWKREKTGEVLKNGSVLHLTNLTREAGGGYLCVASVPKVPGLKHTQLVNVTINGSPWVMAKERHMWVKENEVVNLTCEISGKPRPTISWSVNGTVYEHDKDFQSILSTLKVQVIPELLEKGVVCQASNSLGSNKTTILLELVNLTTPTVTTTENTTSSHGTTTNSPSAKANGTSTAGTRQESKGVVIVAVIVCILLLAVLGAVLYFLYKKGKMPCGRSGKQEITLPLARKNEIVVEVKSDKLPEEMGLLQGSNGDKRSPRDQGEKYIDLRH; the protein is encoded by the exons ATGGATCTGACCCTACTGCTTTGCGCTCTCCTCCTAACTGCCTTCTGCTGCCGCCGCTCGGCCG GAGTGCCTGGTGAGGAGGAGGTGATCCCCGAAATACTAGAGTTTCAAGTGGGAGACAACGCCCATCTTAGCTGTGACAGCTCCCTGCCCACTGACAACCGCAGCAATGTGGACTGGTTCTTT aAACACAAGGATCAACTCATTCCCATCTTCCGGGTTCGCCAGGGTCAGGGCCAGCCTGATCCAGGTGACTACCAACACCGACTGACCCTTCTGGGTGGAGCCAATCTGTCTCTGGCACACGTTACCCCCAGAGATGAACGTATCTTCATCTGTCAGGTCAAAGCCATTGGTTCTCATACCCAGGAAAAACACATCCAGCTCCGAATTTACA AAGCCCCCAAAGAGCCCACAATCCAGGCCAGCACTTCTGGCATCTCTGTAACCAGCAAGGTCCTTCAGGAG GTTGCCACCTGCAATGGGGAGGATGGATACCCACTCCCTCATATCACCTGGTATAAAAACCGGACACccctgaaagaagagaagaatc GGATCAGATTTACAGAATCACGAACCAAAGAGTCTAGTGGCCTCTATACAGTGAGAAGCACTCTGTGGGCACAGTTGGATAAAGAGGATAAGGAGGCCCTCTTTTACTGTGAGCTCAGCTACCGGCTTCCTGGGGGTGACCACATGAAAGAATCCAAGGAAGTCAATGTCACCATCTACT ATCCAATGGAGAAGGTGTGGCTAGAGGTGATGCCAAATAGGCTGTTGAAGGAAGGAGACAAGGTGGAGCTCAAGTGCTTGTCAGATGGCAACCCTCCACCAGACTTCACCATCCGAAAGCAG GACCCTTCCAGTCATGACTGGCTTGAGGTAGAAAACACAAGTGATGCTGTCCTGGTCCTGGAGCAAGCAAATAGGCATCACAGCGGACTGTATGAGTGCTTGGGTCTGGACTTTGAAACTGGAATGGAGGCGATTGACCAACAGCAGCTCTTGGTGAACT ATGTGTCCAACGTCCAGGTGCAACCCAGGGCCCCAGTGACTTTTGAGGGCAACAGCCTGAAACTCAACTGTTCTGCAGAAAGCTCCCAGCCTGTGGTATTCCAATGGAAACGAGAAAAG ACTGGAGAGGTATTGAAGAATGGATCTGTCTTACATTTGACCAACTTGACTCGGGAGGCAGGAGGAGGATACCTCTGCGTAGCATCTGTGCCCAAAGTGCCCGGCCTGAAACATACACAGCTGGTCAATGTTACCATTAATG gGTCCCCGTGGGTGATGGCAAAGGAAAGACACATGTGGGTAAAAGAGAATGAAGTGGTAAACCTGACATGTGAGATCTCAGGGAAACCCAGGCCCACCATCTCCTGGAGTGTCAATGGAACG GTCTATGAACATGACAAAGACTTTCAGAGTATCCTGAGTACTCTGAAAGTCCAAGTGATTCCAGAACTGCTAGAGAAGGGTGTGGTGTGCCAGGCATCTAATTCCCTGGGAAGCAACAAAACTACCATCCTTCTGGAGCTGG TCAACTTAACCACCCCCACTGTCACTACCACTGAGAACACTACCAGCAGCCATGGCACCACCACCAATAGTCCTTCTGCCAAAGCTAACGGCACTTCCACAG CAGGAACAAGGCAGGAGAGCAAAGGAGTGGTCATCGTGGCAGTCATCGTCTGTATCCTGCTGCTGGCTGTGTTGGGTGCtgtcctttatttcctctataagAAAGGCAAGATGCCTTGTGGGCGATCAGGCAAACAGGAAAT cACACTGCCTCTGGCTCGTAAGAACGAAATTGTAGTTGAAGTTAAGTCAGATAAGCTTCCAGAAGAGATGGGCCTCCTGCAGGGAAGCAACGGTGACAAGAGATCGCCAAGAGACCAG GGAGAGAAATACATCGACTTGAGGCACTAG
- the MCAM gene encoding cell surface glycoprotein MUC18 isoform X4, with the protein MDLTLLLCALLLTAFCCRRSAGVPGEEEVIPEILEFQVGDNAHLSCDSSLPTDNRSNVDWFFKHKDQLIPIFRVRQGQGQPDPGDYQHRLTLLGGANLSLAHVTPRDERIFICQVKAIGSHTQEKHIQLRIYKAPKEPTIQASTSGISVTSKVLQEVATCNGEDGYPLPHITWYKNRTPLKEEKNRIRFTESRTKESSGLYTVRSTLWAQLDKEDKEALFYCELSYRLPGGDHMKESKEVNVTIYYPMEKVWLEVMPNRLLKEGDKVELKCLSDGNPPPDFTIRKQDPSSHDWLEVENTSDAVLVLEQANRHHSGLYECLGLDFETGMEAIDQQQLLVNYVSNVQVQPRAPVTFEGNSLKLNCSAESSQPVVFQWKREKTGEVLKNGSVLHLTNLTREAGGGYLCVASVPKVPGLKHTQLVNVTINGSPWVMAKERHMWVKENEVVNLTCEISGKPRPTISWSVNGTVYEHDKDFQSILSTLKVQVIPELLEKGVVCQASNSLGSNKTTILLELVNLTTPTVTTTENTTSSHGTTTNSPSAKANGTSTGTRQESKGVVIVAVIVCILLLAVLGAVLYFLYKKGKMPCGRSGKQEITLPLARKNEIVVEVKSDKLPEEMGLLQGSNGDKRSPRDQGEKYIDLRH; encoded by the exons ATGGATCTGACCCTACTGCTTTGCGCTCTCCTCCTAACTGCCTTCTGCTGCCGCCGCTCGGCCG GAGTGCCTGGTGAGGAGGAGGTGATCCCCGAAATACTAGAGTTTCAAGTGGGAGACAACGCCCATCTTAGCTGTGACAGCTCCCTGCCCACTGACAACCGCAGCAATGTGGACTGGTTCTTT aAACACAAGGATCAACTCATTCCCATCTTCCGGGTTCGCCAGGGTCAGGGCCAGCCTGATCCAGGTGACTACCAACACCGACTGACCCTTCTGGGTGGAGCCAATCTGTCTCTGGCACACGTTACCCCCAGAGATGAACGTATCTTCATCTGTCAGGTCAAAGCCATTGGTTCTCATACCCAGGAAAAACACATCCAGCTCCGAATTTACA AAGCCCCCAAAGAGCCCACAATCCAGGCCAGCACTTCTGGCATCTCTGTAACCAGCAAGGTCCTTCAGGAG GTTGCCACCTGCAATGGGGAGGATGGATACCCACTCCCTCATATCACCTGGTATAAAAACCGGACACccctgaaagaagagaagaatc GGATCAGATTTACAGAATCACGAACCAAAGAGTCTAGTGGCCTCTATACAGTGAGAAGCACTCTGTGGGCACAGTTGGATAAAGAGGATAAGGAGGCCCTCTTTTACTGTGAGCTCAGCTACCGGCTTCCTGGGGGTGACCACATGAAAGAATCCAAGGAAGTCAATGTCACCATCTACT ATCCAATGGAGAAGGTGTGGCTAGAGGTGATGCCAAATAGGCTGTTGAAGGAAGGAGACAAGGTGGAGCTCAAGTGCTTGTCAGATGGCAACCCTCCACCAGACTTCACCATCCGAAAGCAG GACCCTTCCAGTCATGACTGGCTTGAGGTAGAAAACACAAGTGATGCTGTCCTGGTCCTGGAGCAAGCAAATAGGCATCACAGCGGACTGTATGAGTGCTTGGGTCTGGACTTTGAAACTGGAATGGAGGCGATTGACCAACAGCAGCTCTTGGTGAACT ATGTGTCCAACGTCCAGGTGCAACCCAGGGCCCCAGTGACTTTTGAGGGCAACAGCCTGAAACTCAACTGTTCTGCAGAAAGCTCCCAGCCTGTGGTATTCCAATGGAAACGAGAAAAG ACTGGAGAGGTATTGAAGAATGGATCTGTCTTACATTTGACCAACTTGACTCGGGAGGCAGGAGGAGGATACCTCTGCGTAGCATCTGTGCCCAAAGTGCCCGGCCTGAAACATACACAGCTGGTCAATGTTACCATTAATG gGTCCCCGTGGGTGATGGCAAAGGAAAGACACATGTGGGTAAAAGAGAATGAAGTGGTAAACCTGACATGTGAGATCTCAGGGAAACCCAGGCCCACCATCTCCTGGAGTGTCAATGGAACG GTCTATGAACATGACAAAGACTTTCAGAGTATCCTGAGTACTCTGAAAGTCCAAGTGATTCCAGAACTGCTAGAGAAGGGTGTGGTGTGCCAGGCATCTAATTCCCTGGGAAGCAACAAAACTACCATCCTTCTGGAGCTGG TCAACTTAACCACCCCCACTGTCACTACCACTGAGAACACTACCAGCAGCCATGGCACCACCACCAATAGTCCTTCTGCCAAAGCTAACGGCACTTCCACAG GAACAAGGCAGGAGAGCAAAGGAGTGGTCATCGTGGCAGTCATCGTCTGTATCCTGCTGCTGGCTGTGTTGGGTGCtgtcctttatttcctctataagAAAGGCAAGATGCCTTGTGGGCGATCAGGCAAACAGGAAAT cACACTGCCTCTGGCTCGTAAGAACGAAATTGTAGTTGAAGTTAAGTCAGATAAGCTTCCAGAAGAGATGGGCCTCCTGCAGGGAAGCAACGGTGACAAGAGATCGCCAAGAGACCAG GGAGAGAAATACATCGACTTGAGGCACTAG